The nucleotide window TGATCGCTCACTGTTAGAATAGATAGTGCCTTTGCATCATATTTAGCTGCAAGTGTGTAAAGTGCTGTTGTTTCCATTTCTACTGCAAGTACGCCGTATTCACCTAGTTTTTTCACCATGTCCATGCTTTCACGGTAGAATACGTCTGCTGTTAAGACGTTCCCAACGCGTACCTTTAGGTTCTGTTCTACTCCGGCTTCGTAAGCTTTTTTCAGTAGGTCGAAGTTTGCACAAGGTGCAAAGTCAAAGCCTGGGAATGTCAGGCGGTTCATGTTAGAGTCTGTGCATGACGTCATTGCGATGATTACGTCGCGCACGTTAACATCTTTTTGAATACCACCGCATGTACCAACGCGAATCAATGTTTTAACGCCGTATTCGCGCATTAATTCGTTTACATAGATGGAGATAGATGGTACACCCATACCTGTTCCTTGTACAGATACACGCACGCCTTTGTATGTGCCAGTAAAGCCAAGCATACCACGCACGTTGTTATAGCAAGTTACATCTTCTAAAAATGTTTCTGCGATGTATTTCGCACGAAGTGGGTCTCCTGGAAGAAGGATGCGTTCTGCAATTTCACCTTGTTTTGCTTCAATATGTACACTCATGTAGGGCCGCTACGGTCATGCCGTAGCGGCATTCACCTCTCTTTACGATTTAGTTAGATTTGTTTCTATGATTTCACTTCGTCTAGTGACGGAGAAAATCGCACATGCAAGTGCCAGTAGGATAAATACAACGCCGGCCCAGGCATTATATAAGACAGTGCTTTTTTCAATAACAATGCCCCCAATAAGGGAACCCAGTGCAATGCCAAAATGACTTGCGGACGTATTTAATCCCATCTGGATGTCAGCTGTTTCTGGGGCGCATTCAATGAGATAGGTTTGCTGAGCAGGTGCAATCGCCCAGCTTAGCGCGCTCCAGATTACAAGAATAATTAAAAATACATACAAAGGCAGCTTTGTCGTAAGCGGTAGAATGGCTAGGACAATTGCGAACAATGAGATGATGGTTAGAATGGAGCGCTGTGGCCCCCATTTATCTGATAACCACCCTCCTAAGCCGCCTCCTGTGACCGCTGCTGTGCCAAATATAAAATATACAGCAGTGACAATACTTGGCGCAAGTCCGAGTGCATCCTGCAAGAACGGTGTTAAGTACGCGTATAGCGTTAAATGTCCTGTCAGCATAAAAAATGTGATGAACTGCGCACTCAGAATTTTACTGCTGCGTAAAGCTTGAATTTGTTTTCGAATTGGTACGACAGGCTTTGGTTCAATTGGGTCAAGTAGTTTATAAATACAAACCATAGCTACAACTGTCAGAACAGACATGACAATAAATGTTGTACGCCAACCAAAAGCATTGCCAATTACCATACCGAACGGAACCCCAAGCACAAGCGATGCACTAATGCCCATAAAGACTGTGCCAATTGCACGTCCTTGATACGCAGGTGCTACAATGCCAGATGCGATTGTGATGGTAAGTACAATCAGCAATGAGCCGGTAATGGCTGTTAGAATTCTTGCAATCATGAGCATTGTATAATCAGCACTCATTGCCGCAAGAATGTTGCCAAGTAAGAATACAAACATCGTCCATATATAGAGTTGTTTGCGCTCCATTTTTGCGGTTGCGTTCAGCAAAACGGGGGCTGAAAGGGCGAAAAACAATGAAAACACCGAAATCAGCTGTCCGGCTGCTCCAATCGAAACACCTAAATCATCAGCAACGAGGTTTAAAATGCCGCCAATGATAAATTCAACTGTTCCGACGATAAAGGCGGCCGCCGCCAGAATATATACGCGCATGTTCATGAAGACGTCCTCCTTTTATAAAAGTTACTACTAAAATAGTAACCTTTTGTGTATGGAACGGCAAGAGATTTTTTTAAAACAGCAAATAAGCCACTGTGTGAAACAGGGCTTATTTTATTGAAGTGTATTTTCACAGTTTGAGAGGAAAACTTTAACCCTATGTTGAATTGTTAATGTAATAAAGTGGTATTTTTTAAAAAGTATTAGTCTCCAATGGTTTGATGTGATAATGGGGTGAATGGGTGTATTTTAGTTTTAGACGCCTCAACTTTTCGAATGGAGGGAAAAAGTGAATGAAAAAACAGGTGATAAAGGGTATAATGTTGATTTTGATCTGCAGTGTTAGCACAAGTTGTATATCAGCTGGAGCAGAAAAAAACGAGAGTAAGGATAACGTAGTAAAACAAAAGGGTGTTGAATGTAAAGAAGGAACAGTCAATAAAAATGAAGGTGAAGTAATAAGTTTTGAGGAATATAGGAAGCTTTTTGAACAACTTAATGATTCGATTAAAGTAGATGGATACACACTAAAAGCAAGTAGTCTGGGACCGGATGTTACTGCAATTGATAAGGATTTAAGTTTTGGAAAACGTGAATGGATAACAATTGATGGAAAGATGAATAACACAGAGCCAGAAAGTACGCAGGAAATGCTCTTTTTTGAGAACGCACGTGGTACAAGTCAAATTACAATTACTGTTGGTTATATGGATAATTATATAGCTGAAGATTTGTTGATATATCCAACAAACAGAGGTTACGATG belongs to Ectobacillus sp. JY-23 and includes:
- the deoD gene encoding purine-nucleoside phosphorylase produces the protein MSVHIEAKQGEIAERILLPGDPLRAKYIAETFLEDVTCYNNVRGMLGFTGTYKGVRVSVQGTGMGVPSISIYVNELMREYGVKTLIRVGTCGGIQKDVNVRDVIIAMTSCTDSNMNRLTFPGFDFAPCANFDLLKKAYEAGVEQNLKVRVGNVLTADVFYRESMDMVKKLGEYGVLAVEMETTALYTLAAKYDAKALSILTVSDHIFTGEETTAEERQTTFNDMIIMALEAAIKE
- a CDS encoding MFS transporter — its product is MNMRVYILAAAAFIVGTVEFIIGGILNLVADDLGVSIGAAGQLISVFSLFFALSAPVLLNATAKMERKQLYIWTMFVFLLGNILAAMSADYTMLMIARILTAITGSLLIVLTITIASGIVAPAYQGRAIGTVFMGISASLVLGVPFGMVIGNAFGWRTTFIVMSVLTVVAMVCIYKLLDPIEPKPVVPIRKQIQALRSSKILSAQFITFFMLTGHLTLYAYLTPFLQDALGLAPSIVTAVYFIFGTAAVTGGGLGGWLSDKWGPQRSILTIISLFAIVLAILPLTTKLPLYVFLIILVIWSALSWAIAPAQQTYLIECAPETADIQMGLNTSASHFGIALGSLIGGIVIEKSTVLYNAWAGVVFILLALACAIFSVTRRSEIIETNLTKS